The sequence below is a genomic window from Desulfovibrio sp. Fe33.
GTCGGTCATGGCCGTGGGAGCCAACTACCTGCATGAGCACATCGCGGACGTGACCACCACCCACCTGGAATTTCCCTCGGGCCTCAAGGCGCACATATTCGTCTCCTGGCTGCACCCCTTCAAGGAGCAAAAGCTCGTCGTGGTCGGCGAGAAGAAGATGGCCGTGTTCGACGACACCAAGCCGTGGCCCGAGAAGCTGGTTCTCTATCCCCACGAGGTGCGCTGGGAGAACAACACCCCGATTCCCCACAAGGCCAACGGATTCCCGGTGAAGCTGTCGGACTCCGAGCCCCTCAAGCTCGAGTGCGAGCATTTCCTGGAGTGCCTGGAGAACGGTCTGACCCCGAACACCGACGGGCAGGAGGGATTGCGCGTGCTCAAGGTGCTCAACGCCAGCCAGCGTTCCCTGGATCGCCACGGCGGTCTGGTCAGCATGGGCGCGAAGACCGGCGATGACGCTCCCGAGAGCGAACCCTTCGTGCACGAGACGGCGGTGGTGGACGACAACGTGAGGCTCGGCCCGGGCACCAGGGTCTGGCATTTTTCTCACATCATGCCCGGCTCGGTGATCGGCCGGAAGGTCAACGTGGGCCAGAACGTCAGCGTGGGGCCCAATGTGAGCATCGGCGACGGCTGCAAGATTCAGAACAACGTCTCGGTCTACTCGGGCGTGACCCTGGAGGAGAACGTCTTCTGCGGGCCGTCCATGGTCTTCACCAACGTCTTTAATCCGCGCGCCGACATCAGCCGCATGAGCCAGGCCCGGCCCACCCGCGTGGGCAGGGGGGCGACCCTCGGGGCCAACTGCGTCATCGTCTGCGGCAACGACATCGGTCCCTACGCCCTGGTCGGCGCGGGCGCGGTGGTCACGCGGCCGGTCCCGGCCCACGCCCTGGTCAGGGGCAACCCGGCCCGGTTCGCCGGATGGGTCTGCGACTGCGGCGTGAAGCTTGAGGACAACCATTGCCCCGAGTGCGGCAAGCGGTACGACTTTCCCGAAACCCCCGAGGCGTGACCGGGAGGGAATGGGCATGATTCCCTTCATCGATTTCAAGGCGCGGCGCGTCCGCATCAAAGCTGAAGCGCGCGCGGCCCGGCCGGAGCGGAAGGCGTAGGCGGACCGCATGGACGCGCTCAAGCTCGTGACCGTGGTGGGGGCCCGCCCCCAGTTCATCAAGGGAGCCGCCTTGTCCCGCGCGTTCGCCGCGCACAACGCGGCGGGCCGGGGACCCGGAATCTCCGAGTTCCTGGTGCACACCGGCCAGCACTACGATCACGCCATGAGCCAGGCCTTTTTCGACGAGCTGGAGATAGCCGAACCGGACGTGAATCTCGGCGTGGGCTCCGGCCCGCACGGGTCGCAGACCGCGCGTATGCTCGAAGGGCTGGAGCGGGTCCTGGCCGAGCGCCGCCCGGACGCGGTGGTGGTCTACGGCGACACAAACTCCACCCTGGCGGGTGCGCTGGCCGCGGCCAAGCTGCGTCTCCCGGTGGTCCATGTGGAGGCCGGGCTGCGAAGCTTCGACAAGGCCATGCCGGAGGAGATCAACCGCGTCCTGACCGATCATCTTTCGACGTTGCTCTTCTGTCCCACGCGAACCGCCGTGGAGAACCTGCGGCGCGAGTCCCTGGCCGGGGGCGTGTCCCTGGCGGGCGACGTCATGTACGACTCCATTCTGTACTACCGGGAGCGGGCCATGGCGGGGGAAGCGCCCTTGTCCGGCCTTGCGCCGGGTGAGTATCTCCTGGCCACGGTGCACCGCGCGGCCAACACCGGCGGGCGCGAGCGGCTGGGGGCCATCCTGGCCGGCCTGGGCGACATGGCCCGGACCGCGCCCGTGGTGCTGGTTCTGCACCCGCGCACCAGGGGGGCCATGGAGTCGTTCGGCCTGGCCGCGCCGGACGGTGTGCGGGTCGCGCCGCCCCTGCCATACCTGGCCATGGTCCGGCTCCAGGCCGAGGCCATGGGCGTGGTCACGGACAGCGGCGGTATGCAGAAGGAAGCGTTTTTCCTGGGCAGGCCGTGCCTGACCCTGCGCGGGGAGACCGAGTGGCCCGAGACCGTGGAGCTTGGGGCCAACACCCTGGCCGGGGCGGACCGCGAGGCCATGGCTGGGTGGCTCGAATCCCTGGCCCGGGGGGAGAGGGCGGTTCCCGTGGACGCCCGTCCCTACGGCGACGGGCGGGCGGCCGAACGCATGGTCGAAATTCTGGTCAATCATTTCCGCCGGGGCTGATCCCGGTTCAGGCGCGAGGCGAAGTTTCATGAAGCGCATTTCGGTGGTCATTCCCAGCTACAACCACGCCCCCTATGTCGAGGCCTGTCTGGACTCGGTCTATTTCCAGGATTACGAAGACCTGGAGATGATTATCGTGGACGACTGCTCCACGGACGGGTCCGGGGATATCATCCGCAACTGGATGGACGGCCTGGACCGGGACATGACCTCCCACGCGGTCCGCTACGACGCGGAGGCCGACGCCATCCTGCGGCGAGAGCACAAGCGGTACGGGCGCGGCCGAACGGTGGTGTATTTGCAAAACCCGGAGAACCGGGGCTCCACGGCCACCTATAACCGGGGCTTTCGGGCGGCCACGGGCGAATACTGCGCCTTTGTGGTCTCGGACGACATCTGCCACCCGCAGATGTTTTCCACCCTGGCCGCGCCGTTGGACGCGGACGAGGCGGATTTCGTCTACTCGGACCTGTTCATCGTGGACGACGCCATGCGCGTTCAGCGCGAATTCCGGTTGCCGGACTACGACTTCGACACCTGTTTCTGCGACTGGTATCTGTGCGGGGTGGCCACCCTGTACCGCCGCTCCCTGCACGAGCGGTTCGGGTACTATGACGAGACGGCCATGGCCGACGACCATGAGTGTTACCTGCGATTCGCCATGAACGGGGCGCGCTTCAAACACGTGCCCAAGACCCTGTACTCGGCCCGGACCCACGACCACCGCCAGGTGGGGCTGCACGGCTCCGAGAGGTTCAACGCCCTGTTGGAGCACTCCAAGTCGCTTTGTCTCGAGGCGAGGCGGTGGCGGGAGGAAAACCGATGAGCGGCGGAACAGACGGATGGGCGGCCGGACCGCAGGCGGTCCTGACCTTTGACACGGACTGGGCGCCCCAGTTCATGGTCGACCGTTGCCTGGACATTCTCTCGGAAGGCGGGGCCGGAGCCACGTTCTTCTGTACCGGGCCGTATGATTTCCGGGGCTTGGATCGGATCGAGACGGCCCTGCATCCGAACTTCCTGCCGGATTCTACCCAGGGCGCGGACCCGGAATCCGTCGTCTCCTGGCTCAAGTCGCTGTATCCTGAAGCCATCGGTACCCGTTCACACCGTTATTTCTGGCATGTGGGGCTTCGGCCGGTGCTCCTGCGCCACGGCCTGCGCTACGACTGTTCGCAGATCATGCCCGGCCAGTCGCATCTGGGGCTGGCCGAACACCTGGGCCTCAAGCGCGGGGCCACCTGGTGGAGCGACAACATGCACCTGCGCCACGGGCTCGACCCGGCCTTCTTCGACCCGCCCGGCCTGACCGCGCCCGGGCTCAAGATTCTCGACATCCATCCCGTCCATGTCTGCCTGAATACGCCGGACCCGGACTGGTTCCGCGCGACCATGGCCGGATTGCCGCCGCTCCTGGAGCTGACGGAGGAAATCGTCGCGCCTCTGCGCCACCCCGGCGCGGGCATAGGCACATGGCTCGAACAGGCGGTCCGGCGCATCCCCGAAATTCAGGACGGATTCGCGACGCTGGGCGAACTGGTCGGCTAGCTCCGCACAAAGGCCGTTTTCGCGGTCTGGATTCGATTGTTCCGCTTTCAGCGGGCGGAAGGTCGCGTGCGCCCGTCCCGTTGCGGCCGGGTCGCGCGTCCTTTAGGAGCTACTCCACCACGGGAACCTTTCTCGGGGAGCCGAAGTCGGCGTCCTCGGGCATGAGCACCCACGGGCCTTCCTCTTTCAAGTGGGAGATGTCCCAGCGCGGGATGTCGTTCAACCGTTCCCCCGCGTTGGCGGGCAGCAGCCCGGCAGCCAGCAGACGGTGCAGGTCCGTGTCCGGGTGCGCGCCGTGACGGAGCAGGATTTCCAGGTTGCGCTTGGGCAGGTAGCCGGGCATTGGCTCGCCCTCGGGAATGGTCCCCCGGTCCGTGAAAAGTGTGGGGTAGAGGTCGCACCGTCCTTGCCGGTCCCGTTCGACGGCGTCGAGCATGTACTGGGCGATGGACGGCGGCGAGGAATAGCCCGCGTCGATGTAGGCCCGGCCCATCTCGGCCAGGTCCGTGCGGAAGCGCACGTCCGTGACCACCTTACGCACGGCGTTCTTGAAATTGCGCTTGTCGATGTTCAGCACCGGCCGGTTGCGCGGCAGGGGCGAGGATATCCCGTCGTGGCCGCCGAGCACGGCGCATCCTCCGGCCATGCCCTCGAAGGCGAACAACCCGGAGCCGCAGGACAGCTCGTCGATGATTATGTCCGCCTCGGTAATAGCCCGGCAGACCTCGTGGTTGGGCACTTCCTGGAGAATCCGCAGCTCGAAGCGCAGTCCTTCGTCGGCCAACTCGTCGAGCATGGCCACGATGGCGTCGGTCTGCTTGTACAAGGTGCTGGACGGGGCGTGCAGGATGACCGGCACTGTCCGGCCCGGTATCTTGCATTGGATGTGGGAGACGTCGATGAGCGGGCCGGATTGGAAATAGGGGCGCAGCCCCAGGGTGTGGCTGGGCGGGCCGCTGAAGACCGCGTCCGCAAACCGTTCGGAGGTGCGCACGTTGTGCAGCTTGTTGGCCAGGGCGGGGTGGTAACGGCTCAGGGAGAGCAGGTCCGCCTCGGAGGCGCATTCGATCCTCGGGGTATCCACGTCGCTTTGGTAGTAGGGGTAGAACCGGTCGTAGTCGGTCCAGAATATCTTGGCCAGCTCGTAGTCGCGGACCTCGGTCCCGCAGTGCCGGGCAAGCACGGTCTTGCCCAGCCTCTTGAGGATG
It includes:
- a CDS encoding glycosyltransferase family 2 protein; this encodes MKRISVVIPSYNHAPYVEACLDSVYFQDYEDLEMIIVDDCSTDGSGDIIRNWMDGLDRDMTSHAVRYDAEADAILRREHKRYGRGRTVVYLQNPENRGSTATYNRGFRAATGEYCAFVVSDDICHPQMFSTLAAPLDADEADFVYSDLFIVDDAMRVQREFRLPDYDFDTCFCDWYLCGVATLYRRSLHERFGYYDETAMADDHECYLRFAMNGARFKHVPKTLYSARTHDHRQVGLHGSERFNALLEHSKSLCLEARRWREENR
- a CDS encoding Gfo/Idh/MocA family oxidoreductase, producing MSNSQKVLVVGAGYWGKNLIRNFHALGALACICDNNEVTLAAFRKQYPGVETCTDLAEGLAREDVNGVVIATPAEMHYKQAKAALLAGRHVYVEKPLVLNEDHARELIHLAESRNRVLMVGHLLQYHPAFLAIKALAAAGDLGRINYICSHRLNLGKIRREENILWSFAPHDISMILSLAGEEPESVMAVGANYLHEHIADVTTTHLEFPSGLKAHIFVSWLHPFKEQKLVVVGEKKMAVFDDTKPWPEKLVLYPHEVRWENNTPIPHKANGFPVKLSDSEPLKLECEHFLECLENGLTPNTDGQEGLRVLKVLNASQRSLDRHGGLVSMGAKTGDDAPESEPFVHETAVVDDNVRLGPGTRVWHFSHIMPGSVIGRKVNVGQNVSVGPNVSIGDGCKIQNNVSVYSGVTLEENVFCGPSMVFTNVFNPRADISRMSQARPTRVGRGATLGANCVIVCGNDIGPYALVGAGAVVTRPVPAHALVRGNPARFAGWVCDCGVKLEDNHCPECGKRYDFPETPEA
- the wecB gene encoding non-hydrolyzing UDP-N-acetylglucosamine 2-epimerase, giving the protein MDALKLVTVVGARPQFIKGAALSRAFAAHNAAGRGPGISEFLVHTGQHYDHAMSQAFFDELEIAEPDVNLGVGSGPHGSQTARMLEGLERVLAERRPDAVVVYGDTNSTLAGALAAAKLRLPVVHVEAGLRSFDKAMPEEINRVLTDHLSTLLFCPTRTAVENLRRESLAGGVSLAGDVMYDSILYYRERAMAGEAPLSGLAPGEYLLATVHRAANTGGRERLGAILAGLGDMARTAPVVLVLHPRTRGAMESFGLAAPDGVRVAPPLPYLAMVRLQAEAMGVVTDSGGMQKEAFFLGRPCLTLRGETEWPETVELGANTLAGADREAMAGWLESLARGERAVPVDARPYGDGRAAERMVEILVNHFRRG
- a CDS encoding polysaccharide deacetylase WbmS family protein, whose product is MSGGTDGWAAGPQAVLTFDTDWAPQFMVDRCLDILSEGGAGATFFCTGPYDFRGLDRIETALHPNFLPDSTQGADPESVVSWLKSLYPEAIGTRSHRYFWHVGLRPVLLRHGLRYDCSQIMPGQSHLGLAEHLGLKRGATWWSDNMHLRHGLDPAFFDPPGLTAPGLKILDIHPVHVCLNTPDPDWFRATMAGLPPLLELTEEIVAPLRHPGAGIGTWLEQAVRRIPEIQDGFATLGELVG